Proteins co-encoded in one Hyla sarda isolate aHylSar1 chromosome 4, aHylSar1.hap1, whole genome shotgun sequence genomic window:
- the SSBP1 gene encoding single-stranded DNA-binding protein, mitochondrial has protein sequence MFRRAATQIFRQSVRFQTNESGVLERSLNRVQILGRVGQDPVMRQAEGKNPVTIFSVATNELWRTGESEVFQTTGDVNQKTTWHRVSVFRPGLRDVAYQHVKKGARIYVEGKIDYGEYVDKNNVRRQATTIIADNIIFLSDLRERI, from the exons ATGTTTCGCCGCGCCGCCACACAG aTTTTCCGGCAGTCCGTCCGGTTTCAGACCAATGAGTCAGGGGTTCTGGAAAGAT CCCTGAACCGGGTCCAGATATTGGGCAGAGTCGGCCAAGACCCGGTAATGAGACAAGCCGAAGGCAAGAACCCGGTGACCATCTTCTCAGTAGCCACAAACGAATTATGGAGGACGGGGGAGAGCGAGGTGTTCCAGACAA CGGGAGACGTCAACCAGAAGACCACTTGGCACAGGGTCTCCGTTTTCCGCCCAGGGCTCAGAGATGTTGCTTATCAGCATGTCAAGAAAGG GGCTCGGATTTACGTGGAAGGAAAAATCGACTACGGTGAATACGTTGATAAGAACAATGTCCGCAGACAGGCCACAACCATCATCGCAG ACAACATCATTTTCCTGAGTGACCTGCGGGAGCGGATTTGA